The genomic interval CCTTTCGGAATGGCATTTACCAGGGTTTTGGTATAGGCTGTTTTCGGACTTACATAAATATCTTCTGCAAAGCCTATTTCCTCGATCTTGCCCTTATTCATCACAATTATGCGGTCGGCCATAAATTTTACTACCGACAAATCGTGGGAAATAAAAATATAAGTAAAGTTAAATTGCTCTTTCAGGTCGTTGAGTAAGTTTAATACCTGGGCTTGTACTGATACATCCAGGGCAGATACAGATTCGTCGCAGATTATGAATTTGGGATTAAGCGCCAATGTACGGGCAATACAAATCCGCTGCCGCTGCCCACCGGAAAACTCATGCGGATACCGGTTAAAATGATCGGCTCTCAGACTTACTGTTTCCAGCAGTTCGATTACTCTTTTTTTTCTGGCAGCATCATTTCCTAAGACTTTATGTATGCGCATCGGTTCCATTATCGCCTCACCAATCGTAATACGTGGATTCAATGAAGAATACGGGTCCTGGAAGATGATCTGCATGTCTTTCCGCAACTGCCGGATCTCTTCGCTTTTGTAATCGGTAATCTTACGTTTTTCAAAAATAACTTCTCCGCTGCTGGGTTCAATCAGGCGGAGAATACTTCTGCCCAGAGTAGTCTTGCCACAACCAGATTCTCCTACCAGACCCACTGTTTCGCCCGGATATACATCAAAACTCACATCATCTACGGCATGTACATAATCTTTCACCTTGCCAAAAAAGGTTTTGTTGATAGGAAAGCTGATCTTCAGGTTTTTCACCTGTAGAATAGGCTCTTGTTTCAGCAAATTTTCCTGACGTTCTTTTATCTCATCCTCATCAATAAAATTGAACAGAATCGCCTCACCGACAGAATTATATTTTTGGGTCTGTTCCGATTTTTCCGTCATTTTACCCTGCTCGTCGGTGTGCATAAAGTCAGAAACTACCGGCAACACCCGCATTTTCATATCCAGACGGGGACGGCAGGCAAGTAATCCTTTGGTATATGGATGCTGCGGATTGGCGAAAATGTCCCAAACTGTGCCTTGTTCCACAATTTTACCCCGGTACATAACCATTACCCGGTCGGCTATTTCAGCAATTACTCCTAAGTCATGGGTAATAAATATAATTGAAGTATTTTTCTGGTCACGCAGGTCACGCAGAAGTTCAATAATGGTTGCCTGCACGGTTACATCCAAAGCAGTTGTTGGTTCGTCGGCGATTAGAATTGAGGGATTACAGGAAAGTGCCATCGCAATCATTACCCGCTGTTTCTGGCCGCCAGAGATTTGATGCGGATAACTATCAAAAATAGATTCAGGACGAGGCAATTGTACTTGTTTGAACAGATCTATGGTCCGGATTTTTGCTTCCTGCCTGCTTACCTTCTGATGTAGCAGAATAGCCTCCATCACCTGGTCTCCGCAGGTAAACACCGGATTGAGCGAACTCATCGGCTCCTGAAAAACCATAGAAATTTCATTCCCCCGGATCTGCCGCATTTCCTTATTGGAAAGTTTAGTCAGGTCAATCGCACCGTGTTCCGGCGAATGGAAAATAATCTCGCCTCCAGCTATCCTTCCGGGAGGATCTTTGATGAGGCGCATTAAGGAAAGAGATGTAACCGATTTGCCAGAACCAGATTCCCCTACAATCCCAATGGTTTCGCCTTTTTGCAAATTAAAGCTAATATCATCTACGGCTTTTACTTCCCCGGAATCAGTACTGAAATAGGTTTTTAAATTGTTTACTTCCAGAATATATTCCTTATCGGACGGTTTTACTGACATGGATATGTTAGTATTTAAGTAATAAATGCTTGGAAAACAGCCTGCAAACTTTTCTTCCATTTAACTTCCGGCTATTTCACCCAGGTAAAATAAATATTAAAAAAAGGATTACAAAATAGTACTCTTCATTCAGATATTTAAAGATGTATGATTGATATAAAAAATACCATAACGTTTTAATAAGCATTGAATCACTTACAAATTATGCGATTCTGCTAATTTTCCTGCTTGAATATGTTATTGTAATTTTAAGATTTTCAATCTTTTTTTAAGAATATGGTAATTTGATTTGACTGTACGCTTCCTATAAAAGATATAGGGTTTCCGCACCAAAGATAGAGAAAAAGGAAAGAGGGGCTAACTTTGTGCATGGAACTTAAAAAGATACTAAACAAAGTAGCTGATTTTCGGGTGCAAGGCCGCTGCTTACATCTATTAGCAGATATTTTAGGCTTAGTTTTATGTGGGGTAATAGCCGATTGTGATGACTTTGACGAGATAGCAGATTATGGCAAAGATAATACAGCGTTTCTGCAGCAAGAACTAGGATTAAGTTTTGTTAATGGTATACCTTCTGCTGACACTTTAAATCGGGTGATCAGACACCTGGATAGCCATAGTTTGGAGCAATGCTTCAAAGCGTGTGTAGCTGGCTTCTCCTTAGCAGGCAAGCAGGTATGTATAGATGGCAAAGAATTGAGAGGTACTATACCTGCAGGCAAAAAGCATGCTTTGGTTCGTATGGTCAATGTATGGGTAGAGGAACATAGCTTAAGCTTTGGACAAGTAGCCGTAGAAGCCAAGAGTAATGAGATTACAACTATTCCTGCTTTATTAGATACCCTTGATTGCAAAGGTAGTATCATTACTATAGATGCTATTGCTTGTCAGCAGGCAATTGTAGAAAAGATCAGGGATAAGCAAGCCCATTATGTGATTGCCCTAAAGGCTAATCAAGGTGTACTCTATGAGCAGGTAGCCCATTTTATGCAAATCAATAAGTCTGCTCTCGCTTTTAATCAGCAACTAGATAAAGCCCATGGCAGAGGAGAAGAACGTAGGGTATATATTGCTCAATGCATTGATTTGGTAGAGGAAAAGGAAAAATGGCAGGACTTACATACTTTAGTCATGGTAGAAAGAAAACGCATTATAGCAGGCAAAAAGCAAGAACAAACCCTGTTCTATATAAGCAGTTTAACAGATACAGACCCTGCCTTGTACAGCCGCTACATAAGAGGCCATTGGGCGATAGAGAATGGCTTGCATTGGCAACTAGATGTTACCTTTAGGGAAGATGAGGCTAAAGTCAGGAAAGATAAAGGACCCATCAATCTGCATCTGATTAGAAAGTGGTCTTTGCATCTGCTCAAAAAAGAGCCTTCTTGCGTGAGTGTCAAACGGAAAAGAAAAAAAGCTAACAGAGACACTAATTTCCTGTTAGCTATTCTTAAAACTTAATATTTAGTGCGGAAACCCTATAAAAGATAGCCTTTCCCATTTTTTATATTGCCAATTATTTTCGTATCGAGCCTGTATTTGATAAGTTTTTCCTGTCTGAATTGATATACTATCTTCTTTTAGATCTTCAATTCTTTTTATATGTAGCCCAAAATTGAATCTAAATTCATGGCTTTTTCCTGGCTTTAACTTAATAAACTACTGTGGCTCAGTCACAATTACATTTTCTATATAGAGTTTAGTCCATATGGAAACAGGTTGAATATCGAAATTGATTATTGCTCCATCATAGATTTTATCTGATAGACCATTAGGGAGCAGATTACTTGTTACTGAAAAATTATGAGGAACATAGATGGTTTTATTGCTGGTGTTTTTTAAGATGGCAATAAGATTGATTGGTTCTGAAAATATAAGTGTATCTTTTTCGGCAACTAACTCAATGCTTAGAATTGGCTTATTTTCTCTCAAGAAAGAGTTATCATAATCTATTAGATTAATGTGAAATAGCGAACTATATAATATCAACCAAGTAAAAATCATTTGCTATTTGTAAAAGCAATTCTTTTCAAAACCTTGAGAAGAGTCTATAATAAAGATTACTCCTTCCACTTCCAGTTACCGGCAATCACCAGTTCCTGCTTCAATCCTTGCTTAATGAGAAAATCTCTGGTCTGCTCATGCGTCATGCGTTTAGCGGGAATTTCACTGGCATTGGCTAAAGCATACAACATCATGGCGGTAAACCGGACTGTATTATCCAGATGGGCTTTATTCACGAGCTTAAAATCGTCGCAATCGGCATGGTAACACTGATAAATAGATGGATCGAGATTGCTCACTGGTGCCATTACCGGAACTCCTTCCAGCAAAAATCCCTGGTGATCGCTATGTAAACCTACCCGGTTGTTAACAGTATTCTTGAAGGCTGTATCTATTTGCTGAATTTGCCTGCCAATCTCTGTGAAGAGAGAAACCATTTCTTCCCGGCCAGATACATTAAAACCAATGGGATTACCACTCATATCCAGGTTGGCCATATACCGTACCCGGTTAATCGATTTATTCTTAACCATTTTATCGAGCATGGCTTTAGAGCCTAGCAAGCCTTGTTCTTCGCCCATAAACATCACAAACTCTATAGTACGTTTTGGTTTCAGGTTTAAAGCCTTAAAAACTCTGGCGATTTCCAGTACAGCAAAAGAACCAATCCCATTATCAATAGCGCCAGTAGCCAGGTCCCAGGAATCCAGGTGGCCGCCGATGATGATCTTTTCTTTAGCTAACCCTGAGCCTTTTAAAGTAGCAATCACATTCCGGGCTTTAATCATTGCGCTTTTGTTACGCATCGCAATGTGGGCTTCCAGCTTCTTTTCTTCCTGCATCCAATGGCGAATCATTTCGCCGTCTTCCAGAGAGATACACACAGCCGGAATAGAGATTAATTGTCCGGTTACAGAAGCTGTCCCAGTAAGTAATACGCCACCTTTTACCTGATTAATAATAATAACACCTGTTGCGCCATACTTAATAGCCAATGCCGTTTTTTCAGAACGGTGCAAATTCTTCAATTCCTTATTCGGCGGCGAAATGCCAATGTTCATCAGAGCAATTTTCCCTTTCACAGCATCTTTTACTTTCTCAAAATCGCTTTCAAGGCCGTTGCCAACATCTATGATCAATCCTTTCAGGGAAGCATTTACCGGCGAATGTGCCAGGGAAACTACTTTTACTTGCTTAAAATTATCGCTGCTTCGAGGCACAATCTCTAAGGAAACCGTATCTCTCGACCAGGCTTCTACCTCAAAAGGCTGGTATTTTACGTTCGTAAATCCATAACTTTTAAACTCATTAAAGGTGAATTCTTCTGCTT from Rhodocytophaga rosea carries:
- a CDS encoding ISAs1 family transposase, encoding MELKKILNKVADFRVQGRCLHLLADILGLVLCGVIADCDDFDEIADYGKDNTAFLQQELGLSFVNGIPSADTLNRVIRHLDSHSLEQCFKACVAGFSLAGKQVCIDGKELRGTIPAGKKHALVRMVNVWVEEHSLSFGQVAVEAKSNEITTIPALLDTLDCKGSIITIDAIACQQAIVEKIRDKQAHYVIALKANQGVLYEQVAHFMQINKSALAFNQQLDKAHGRGEERRVYIAQCIDLVEEKEKWQDLHTLVMVERKRIIAGKKQEQTLFYISSLTDTDPALYSRYIRGHWAIENGLHWQLDVTFREDEAKVRKDKGPINLHLIRKWSLHLLKKEPSCVSVKRKRKKANRDTNFLLAILKT
- a CDS encoding ABC transporter ATP-binding protein — its product is MSVKPSDKEYILEVNNLKTYFSTDSGEVKAVDDISFNLQKGETIGIVGESGSGKSVTSLSLMRLIKDPPGRIAGGEIIFHSPEHGAIDLTKLSNKEMRQIRGNEISMVFQEPMSSLNPVFTCGDQVMEAILLHQKVSRQEAKIRTIDLFKQVQLPRPESIFDSYPHQISGGQKQRVMIAMALSCNPSILIADEPTTALDVTVQATIIELLRDLRDQKNTSIIFITHDLGVIAEIADRVMVMYRGKIVEQGTVWDIFANPQHPYTKGLLACRPRLDMKMRVLPVVSDFMHTDEQGKMTEKSEQTQKYNSVGEAILFNFIDEDEIKERQENLLKQEPILQVKNLKISFPINKTFFGKVKDYVHAVDDVSFDVYPGETVGLVGESGCGKTTLGRSILRLIEPSSGEVIFEKRKITDYKSEEIRQLRKDMQIIFQDPYSSLNPRITIGEAIMEPMRIHKVLGNDAARKKRVIELLETVSLRADHFNRYPHEFSGGQRQRICIARTLALNPKFIICDESVSALDVSVQAQVLNLLNDLKEQFNFTYIFISHDLSVVKFMADRIIVMNKGKIEEIGFAEDIYVSPKTAYTKTLVNAIPKGDLEEIRKAQMKRRTARVPVY
- a CDS encoding M20/M25/M40 family metallo-hydrolase — translated: MKKLYVSTFIFIGFSFLSAYRKANDDVGAVFKRINGEVLQSSNAYLTLQKATSTIGHRLTGSANGEKAEEFTFNEFKSYGFTNVKYQPFEVEAWSRDTVSLEIVPRSSDNFKQVKVVSLAHSPVNASLKGLIIDVGNGLESDFEKVKDAVKGKIALMNIGISPPNKELKNLHRSEKTALAIKYGATGVIIINQVKGGVLLTGTASVTGQLISIPAVCISLEDGEMIRHWMQEEKKLEAHIAMRNKSAMIKARNVIATLKGSGLAKEKIIIGGHLDSWDLATGAIDNGIGSFAVLEIARVFKALNLKPKRTIEFVMFMGEEQGLLGSKAMLDKMVKNKSINRVRYMANLDMSGNPIGFNVSGREEMVSLFTEIGRQIQQIDTAFKNTVNNRVGLHSDHQGFLLEGVPVMAPVSNLDPSIYQCYHADCDDFKLVNKAHLDNTVRFTAMMLYALANASEIPAKRMTHEQTRDFLIKQGLKQELVIAGNWKWKE